One Halovivax ruber XH-70 genomic region harbors:
- the mfnA gene encoding tyrosine decarboxylase MfnA translates to MQAEPQGFDRVLSSMCTEPHPVAREAAERFLATNPGDPGTYPTVADLEGRAISMLGDIAALDDPAGYVASGGTEANIQAVRIARERARKNDIESPSVIMPESGHFSFRKAADVLDVDLTIVPTDDDHRVRLDAVRDRANEETALIVGVAGSTEYGRVDPLGPLGEIAHDVGALFHVDAAWGGFVLPFTDTEWTFADVPVDTMTIDPHKMGQAAIPAGGLLVRDEALLDELAVDTPYLETTSQATLTGTRSGAGVASAVAAMEELWPEGYAAQADRSQANADWLATQLAELGYDVVRPTLPLVAADVPTPTFEALRADGWRISRTGTGELRVVCMPHVSRSMLESFVDDLAAIDECTPTAATTDD, encoded by the coding sequence ATGCAGGCCGAGCCACAAGGGTTCGACCGGGTTCTCTCCTCGATGTGTACGGAGCCGCATCCGGTCGCCCGGGAGGCCGCCGAACGGTTTCTCGCGACGAACCCCGGCGATCCGGGGACGTATCCGACCGTCGCCGATCTCGAGGGTCGGGCGATCTCGATGCTCGGCGACATCGCCGCCCTGGACGACCCAGCAGGGTACGTCGCCAGCGGTGGCACGGAGGCGAACATTCAGGCAGTTCGAATCGCACGCGAGCGCGCACGGAAGAACGACATCGAGTCACCGTCCGTCATCATGCCCGAATCGGGCCACTTCAGTTTCAGGAAGGCCGCGGACGTTCTCGACGTCGACCTCACGATCGTTCCAACGGACGACGACCACCGGGTGCGTCTCGACGCGGTTCGCGACCGGGCGAACGAGGAGACGGCGCTGATCGTCGGCGTCGCTGGAAGTACCGAGTACGGCCGAGTCGATCCGCTCGGGCCACTCGGTGAGATCGCGCACGACGTCGGCGCGCTGTTCCACGTCGACGCCGCCTGGGGTGGGTTCGTCCTCCCGTTCACCGACACCGAGTGGACCTTCGCCGACGTCCCGGTCGACACGATGACCATCGACCCACACAAGATGGGGCAAGCCGCGATCCCCGCCGGTGGCTTGCTCGTTCGGGACGAGGCGTTACTCGACGAACTGGCCGTCGATACGCCCTACCTGGAGACGACCTCGCAGGCGACACTGACGGGGACGCGCTCCGGTGCCGGCGTGGCGAGTGCCGTCGCCGCGATGGAAGAACTGTGGCCGGAGGGCTACGCCGCACAGGCAGATCGCTCACAGGCAAACGCCGACTGGCTGGCGACGCAGCTCGCCGAACTCGGCTACGACGTCGTCAGGCCGACGCTCCCGCTGGTTGCCGCGGACGTCCCGACGCCCACGTTCGAGGCGCTGCGTGCAGACGGCTGGCGAATCTCGCGAACCGGGACGGGCGAACTTCGAGTCGTCTGTATGCCCCACGTGAGCCGATCGATGCTCGAATCGTTCGTCGACGACCTCGCCGCGATCGACGAGTGTACACCGACGGCGGCGACGACCGACGATTGA
- the ppsA gene encoding phosphoenolpyruvate synthase produces the protein MAVLWLDEIGADDLESVGGKGASLGELTGAGLPVPPGFVVTAGTYREFIENAGIDEELFDAVEVDVEDSAALADAADHAQELIEETPFPEELREEILAAYHDVGTADEEAFVAVRSSATAEDLPDASFAGQQETFLNVTEDDLLDRVRRCWASLFTQRAIYYRQEQGFDHSAVNIAVVVQQMVDAEKSGVMFTSHPSTGDPTMIVEAAWGLGEAVVSGAVSPDNYVVDRADGEIDVTIADKKVKHVKDPETGETVEVDVDPEDREKRVLSDADVERLVELGERVESHYDTPQDVEWAMADGEDYMLQSRPITTISGPDDITDATGSEGVTSVTDGSGGVESAGGELSGETVAPEGELLVDGLGSSPGRVAGPARLVTKLDDLDKVRQGDIIVTEMTTPDMVPAMKRAAGIVTDEGGMTSHAAIVSRELGVPAIVGTTNATTVLDDDQQITLDGDRGQVLAGKTVETEEETEPVEDVRPQSPVKPMTATEVKVNVSIPEAAERAAATGADGVGLLRTEHMILSLNRTPAKFIEDEGVDAYVDELVQGIRGVADEFYPRPVRVRTLDAPTDEFRQLEGGEDEPSEHNPMLGYRGIRRSLDRPDVFAHELEAFRRLYDLGYDNVEIMLPLVNDAEDVYRSKRLMEEAGIDPEKRTWGVMIETPASALGVEEMADAGIDFASFGTNDLTQYTLAVDRNNEHVADRFDELHPAVLRLIGDVIERCREHGVDTSICGQAGSKPEMVRFLVNEGISSISANIDAVRDVQHEVKRVEQKLLLDSVR, from the coding sequence ATGGCTGTACTCTGGCTGGACGAGATCGGCGCCGACGACCTGGAGTCCGTCGGGGGCAAAGGCGCGTCCCTGGGCGAGCTTACGGGAGCAGGGCTGCCGGTCCCGCCTGGCTTCGTCGTCACCGCTGGCACCTACCGGGAGTTCATCGAGAACGCCGGCATCGACGAGGAGTTGTTCGATGCCGTCGAGGTCGACGTCGAGGATTCGGCCGCCCTCGCCGACGCTGCCGACCACGCACAGGAACTCATCGAGGAGACGCCGTTCCCCGAGGAGTTGCGCGAAGAGATACTCGCCGCCTACCACGACGTCGGGACGGCCGACGAGGAGGCGTTCGTCGCGGTCCGCTCGTCGGCCACCGCGGAGGACCTGCCCGACGCCTCGTTCGCCGGTCAGCAGGAGACGTTCCTGAACGTCACAGAGGACGATTTGCTCGACCGCGTCCGCCGGTGCTGGGCCTCGCTATTTACCCAGCGGGCGATCTACTATCGACAGGAACAGGGCTTCGATCACTCGGCAGTCAACATCGCCGTGGTCGTCCAGCAGATGGTCGACGCCGAGAAGTCCGGCGTCATGTTCACCAGCCACCCCTCGACCGGCGACCCGACCATGATCGTCGAGGCAGCCTGGGGCCTGGGCGAAGCCGTCGTCTCGGGTGCGGTCTCACCGGACAACTACGTCGTCGATCGTGCTGACGGCGAGATCGACGTGACGATCGCCGACAAGAAGGTCAAACACGTCAAAGACCCCGAGACAGGCGAAACCGTCGAAGTCGACGTCGATCCCGAGGACCGCGAAAAGCGCGTCCTGTCGGACGCCGACGTCGAACGACTCGTCGAACTCGGCGAACGGGTCGAATCCCACTACGACACCCCACAGGACGTCGAGTGGGCGATGGCCGACGGGGAGGACTACATGCTCCAGTCCCGACCGATCACCACGATCTCGGGTCCGGACGATATCACCGACGCCACCGGATCCGAGGGCGTCACGAGTGTCACCGACGGCAGCGGCGGGGTGGAGTCCGCCGGTGGCGAACTCTCAGGCGAAACCGTCGCCCCCGAAGGAGAGTTGCTCGTCGACGGGCTCGGGTCGAGCCCGGGCCGCGTCGCCGGCCCGGCCCGACTCGTGACGAAACTCGACGACCTCGACAAGGTCCGCCAGGGCGATATCATCGTCACCGAGATGACCACGCCGGACATGGTCCCCGCGATGAAGCGGGCCGCTGGCATCGTCACCGACGAAGGCGGCATGACCAGTCACGCCGCGATCGTCTCACGTGAACTCGGCGTCCCGGCGATCGTCGGCACGACGAACGCGACGACTGTCCTCGATGACGACCAGCAGATCACTTTGGACGGCGACAGAGGGCAGGTACTCGCCGGGAAGACGGTCGAGACGGAAGAGGAGACCGAGCCGGTCGAAGACGTCCGGCCGCAGTCGCCGGTCAAGCCGATGACGGCCACGGAGGTCAAAGTCAACGTCTCCATCCCGGAGGCGGCCGAGCGCGCCGCCGCGACTGGGGCCGACGGCGTCGGCCTCCTGCGCACCGAGCACATGATCCTCTCGCTGAACCGGACACCGGCGAAGTTCATCGAAGACGAGGGCGTCGACGCCTACGTCGACGAACTCGTCCAGGGCATCCGCGGCGTCGCGGACGAGTTCTACCCGCGCCCGGTCCGCGTCCGAACGCTCGACGCGCCGACCGACGAGTTCCGCCAGCTCGAGGGCGGCGAGGACGAGCCGAGCGAGCACAATCCGATGCTCGGCTACCGCGGGATTCGTCGGAGCCTCGACCGGCCCGACGTCTTCGCCCACGAACTCGAGGCGTTCCGGCGACTCTACGACCTCGGCTACGACAACGTCGAGATCATGCTGCCGCTGGTCAACGACGCCGAGGACGTCTACCGATCGAAGCGGCTCATGGAAGAGGCCGGGATCGATCCCGAGAAACGAACCTGGGGCGTGATGATCGAGACGCCGGCCTCGGCGCTCGGCGTCGAGGAGATGGCCGACGCGGGCATCGACTTCGCCTCCTTCGGGACGAACGACCTCACCCAGTACACCCTCGCCGTCGACCGGAACAACGAGCACGTCGCCGACCGCTTCGACGAGCTCCACCCAGCGGTCCTCAGACTGATCGGCGACGTCATCGAGCGCTGTCGCGAACACGGCGTCGACACCTCAATCTGCGGGCAGGCCGGCTCGAAACCCGAAATGGTCCGCTTCCTCGTCAACGAGGGAATCAGCTCCATCTCGGCGAACATCGACGCCGTCCGCGACGTCCAGCACGAGGTCAAGCGCGTCGAACAGAAGTTGCTGCTCGATTCGGTTCGGTAA
- the metG gene encoding methionine--tRNA ligase, with product MSTEDFPTDRPAVVTCGLPYANGDLHIGHLRGYIGADAFARALETLGQETAYVSGSDMHGTPVAVNAEQEGIDPEEFALRWHEQYQETFPKFDVDFDNYGHTHDETNTELTQEIVRTLDEEGYVYEDEILVAYDPKADDYLPDRYVEGTCPYCGAKARGDECDEGCQRHLEPGEIEDPRSVRTGNPAEYRERTHKFFRVSEFADYLTEFLDGLEGTSNARNQPRQWIEEGLQDWCLTRDMDWGIDYPGDDGAAEDVVLYVWVDAPIEYISSTKQYTERVGPDEYDWEQVWTDEGEIVHVIGRDIIQHHTIFWPAMLEAAAYNAPRAVAATGFITINGKGLSTSRNRAIWAREYLDEGFHPDLLRYYLTTTGGFQQDVDFSWDAFQEKVNGELVGTVGNFWYRSLLFAYRNYDGTPDSAVSDEVEARIEEAIDAFTDGVNDYSLRDVGHAATRLAQFGNEYIQRNEPWKLTDEEPDRAAQVIRDCVQLAKATAVLLSPIAPGKAQALWEQIGEDGEIADAHLEDALAAPQDTFDEPGELFAKIEDDRVAELNEKLEARIEEAASDDETEDGDGAPADGETESDDTAGEQSTSMTDTDDLEPLTEDRIGFEDFQDVDIRVGRIETAEGIDGADDLARLEVDIGFETRQVVAGIKQLHDLDELPGTRCILLANMEPAELFGVESNGMILAAGEEADLLTTHGDAALGEKIK from the coding sequence ATGAGTACCGAAGACTTTCCGACGGACCGACCGGCGGTGGTGACCTGTGGGCTCCCGTACGCAAACGGAGACCTCCACATCGGCCACCTCCGCGGCTACATCGGCGCGGACGCGTTCGCCCGCGCGCTCGAAACGCTCGGCCAGGAAACGGCGTACGTCTCGGGTTCGGACATGCACGGGACGCCCGTCGCCGTCAACGCCGAGCAGGAAGGTATCGACCCCGAGGAATTCGCACTGCGCTGGCACGAACAGTATCAGGAAACGTTCCCGAAGTTCGACGTCGATTTCGACAACTACGGGCACACGCACGACGAGACGAACACCGAACTGACCCAGGAGATCGTCCGGACGTTAGACGAGGAAGGCTACGTCTACGAGGACGAGATCCTCGTCGCCTACGACCCGAAGGCCGACGACTACCTGCCCGACCGATACGTCGAGGGGACCTGTCCGTACTGCGGTGCGAAGGCCCGCGGCGACGAGTGCGACGAGGGCTGTCAGCGCCACCTGGAGCCCGGCGAGATCGAGGACCCACGGAGCGTCCGGACCGGCAACCCGGCGGAGTACCGAGAACGGACACACAAGTTCTTCCGCGTCTCCGAGTTCGCCGACTACCTGACGGAGTTCCTGGACGGCCTCGAAGGCACGTCGAACGCCCGGAACCAGCCACGGCAGTGGATCGAAGAGGGACTCCAGGACTGGTGTCTCACCCGCGATATGGACTGGGGGATCGACTACCCCGGGGACGACGGCGCCGCCGAAGACGTCGTCCTCTACGTCTGGGTCGACGCACCGATCGAGTACATCTCGAGTACCAAACAGTACACCGAGCGGGTCGGCCCCGACGAATACGACTGGGAACAGGTCTGGACGGACGAAGGCGAGATCGTCCACGTGATCGGCCGGGACATCATCCAGCACCACACGATCTTCTGGCCGGCGATGCTCGAGGCCGCGGCGTACAACGCGCCGCGTGCAGTGGCTGCCACCGGCTTCATCACCATCAACGGCAAGGGGCTCTCGACCAGTCGCAACCGGGCCATCTGGGCCAGGGAGTACCTCGACGAAGGGTTCCACCCGGACCTCCTGCGGTACTACCTGACGACGACCGGCGGCTTCCAGCAGGACGTCGACTTCTCCTGGGACGCCTTCCAGGAGAAGGTAAACGGCGAGCTCGTCGGTACCGTCGGTAACTTCTGGTACCGCAGCCTGCTCTTTGCCTACCGGAACTACGACGGAACGCCCGATTCGGCCGTCTCCGACGAGGTCGAAGCGCGCATCGAGGAGGCGATCGACGCGTTCACCGACGGTGTGAACGACTACTCGCTGCGCGACGTCGGCCACGCCGCGACGCGACTCGCCCAGTTCGGCAACGAGTACATCCAGCGCAACGAACCCTGGAAGCTCACCGACGAGGAGCCCGACCGGGCGGCACAGGTCATCCGCGACTGCGTCCAGCTCGCGAAGGCCACCGCCGTCCTGCTCTCCCCGATCGCCCCCGGCAAGGCTCAGGCGCTCTGGGAGCAGATCGGTGAAGACGGCGAGATCGCGGACGCACACCTCGAGGACGCACTGGCGGCTCCGCAAGACACGTTCGACGAACCCGGCGAACTATTCGCCAAAATCGAAGACGACCGCGTCGCCGAACTGAACGAGAAACTCGAAGCACGAATCGAGGAAGCGGCGAGCGACGACGAGACGGAAGACGGCGACGGAGCGCCAGCAGACGGCGAAACCGAAAGCGACGACACTGCCGGCGAGCAATCCACGAGCATGACCGACACAGACGACCTCGAACCGTTGACGGAGGATCGCATCGGCTTCGAAGACTTCCAGGACGTGGACATCCGCGTCGGCCGGATCGAAACGGCCGAGGGCATCGACGGTGCCGACGACCTCGCCCGACTCGAAGTCGATATCGGCTTCGAGACGCGTCAGGTCGTCGCCGGGATCAAACAGCTCCACGACCTCGACGAGCTTCCCGGCACGCGGTGTATCCTGCTGGCGAACATGGAACCCGCCGAACTCTTCGGTGTCGAATCCAACGGCATGATCCTGGCCGCGGGCGAGGAAGCGGACCTGCTCACCACGCACGGTGACGCCGCGCTGGGCGAGAAGATCAAGTGA
- a CDS encoding DUF7312 domain-containing protein, whose translation MTERRTDSGAVDEANEPDAPGTEEPEDESANARDELRPTTPGGSTSEFEETDSDDEAARSKPGVPEPLSTPVRSGSIDAENAAFVVLGALATVALFVRLAGVAL comes from the coding sequence ATGACCGAGCGACGGACGGACTCAGGAGCCGTCGACGAAGCAAACGAACCAGACGCCCCAGGAACCGAGGAGCCGGAAGACGAATCCGCGAATGCCCGGGACGAGTTGCGGCCGACGACACCCGGCGGATCGACGAGCGAGTTCGAAGAGACGGATTCGGACGACGAAGCCGCCCGGTCGAAGCCGGGCGTTCCCGAACCGCTCTCGACGCCCGTCCGGTCCGGGTCGATCGACGCCGAAAACGCCGCGTTCGTCGTTCTCGGTGCGTTGGCGACCGTCGCGCTCTTCGTCCGCCTGGCCGGCGTCGCCCTCTAG
- a CDS encoding type II toxin-antitoxin system PemK/MazF family toxin, whose protein sequence is MTRERTDVVYGADPFKGDQYSRPWCILNDEQYPFHGDQFLVVPLTTKNWYDGLVPIPERAWINGGTPEPSNLVPWTVHTLDEADIEFWQGTLEASLVDQVTSTLTSYLAGRSD, encoded by the coding sequence ATGACGCGGGAACGAACTGACGTCGTGTACGGTGCGGACCCGTTCAAAGGTGACCAGTATTCGAGACCGTGGTGTATTCTGAACGACGAACAGTATCCGTTCCACGGCGACCAGTTTCTCGTCGTGCCATTGACGACGAAGAACTGGTACGACGGGCTCGTCCCGATCCCTGAACGCGCGTGGATCAACGGTGGGACGCCAGAACCGAGCAATCTCGTTCCGTGGACCGTCCACACGCTCGACGAGGCCGATATCGAGTTCTGGCAGGGAACGCTCGAAGCGTCACTCGTCGACCAGGTAACGTCGACGCTCACGTCGTATCTCGCCGGTCGGTCGGACTGA
- the hmgA gene encoding hydroxymethylglutaryl-CoA reductase (NADPH): MSDAETLADRVRDGELRLYELDDHADSDTAAEARRRLLEAETDTTLETIGDYSFPAAEAADTAIENMIGAAQIPMGVAGPVAVDGGAASGEYYLPLATTEGALVASVNRGLSVIDDAGGSTARVTKNGMTRAPVFRVDGVAEAAETVEWVESHEADLREAAESTTSHGELLGVEPYVVGDSVYLRFAYDTKDAMGMNMVTIATREACDVVEAETPASLVAVSGNLCSDKKPAAINAVEGRGRSVTADVVIPGELVEDRLGTTAEGIVEANTRKNLIGSAKAGSLGFNAHAANVVAAAFLATGQDEAHVVEGSNAITTMETRERDEDGSEDLYASISLASLQVGTVGGGTKLPTQAEALDVLDLRGSGEPAGENANALAEVIAVGALAGELSLLAALSSRHLASAHEDLGR; encoded by the coding sequence ATGAGCGACGCCGAGACCCTGGCCGACCGCGTCCGCGACGGCGAGCTTCGACTGTACGAACTGGACGACCACGCGGACTCAGACACCGCAGCCGAGGCCCGTCGCCGATTGCTGGAGGCCGAAACCGACACGACCCTCGAGACGATCGGCGACTACTCGTTCCCGGCCGCCGAGGCAGCCGACACGGCCATCGAGAACATGATCGGTGCTGCCCAGATCCCCATGGGCGTCGCCGGTCCGGTCGCCGTCGACGGTGGGGCGGCCAGCGGCGAGTACTATCTCCCGCTCGCGACGACCGAGGGCGCGCTAGTCGCCTCCGTCAACCGCGGCCTCTCCGTCATCGACGACGCAGGTGGCTCGACCGCCCGCGTGACGAAGAACGGAATGACGCGCGCGCCGGTTTTCCGGGTCGACGGCGTCGCCGAAGCGGCCGAGACCGTCGAGTGGGTCGAGTCGCACGAAGCCGACCTCCGCGAGGCGGCCGAGTCGACGACCAGCCACGGCGAACTGCTCGGCGTCGAGCCCTACGTCGTCGGCGACTCCGTCTACCTCCGCTTCGCCTACGACACGAAAGACGCGATGGGGATGAACATGGTCACGATCGCGACCCGCGAAGCCTGCGACGTCGTGGAGGCCGAGACGCCAGCCTCGCTCGTCGCGGTGTCGGGCAACCTCTGTTCGGACAAGAAGCCTGCAGCGATCAACGCGGTGGAAGGACGCGGCCGGTCGGTCACCGCAGACGTCGTCATCCCCGGAGAACTCGTCGAGGATCGGCTGGGAACCACGGCCGAGGGGATCGTCGAGGCCAACACTCGCAAGAACCTGATCGGTAGCGCGAAGGCCGGCAGCCTCGGGTTCAACGCACACGCGGCGAACGTCGTCGCCGCGGCCTTCCTCGCGACGGGCCAGGACGAGGCTCACGTGGTCGAGGGCTCGAACGCGATCACGACGATGGAGACCCGTGAGCGTGACGAAGACGGGTCCGAAGACCTCTACGCCAGCATCTCGCTGGCCTCCCTCCAGGTCGGCACCGTCGGCGGCGGCACGAAACTGCCGACCCAGGCCGAAGCGCTCGACGTCCTCGACCTGCGTGGCAGTGGAGAGCCCGCCGGTGAGAATGCGAACGCGCTGGCCGAGGTCATCGCCGTCGGCGCGCTGGCGGGCGAACTCTCCCTGCTCGCCGCCCTCTCCTCGCGGCACCTCGCAAGCGCGCACGAAGACCTCGGAAGATAG
- the pyk gene encoding pyruvate kinase → MRNAKIVCTLGPASSDRETIHRLAEAGMSVARLNASHGDTEDRAALIERLRTVDEERDRPIAIMLDLQGPEIRTAPLDEGETITLETGQTVQLAEGTAVTTDRIGVSEPLDGVSAGDRILLDDGLIELDVIDVAGEGVETRVESGGELGSRKGVNVPGVDLDLETITAGDRAELELAAEYDVDFVAASFVRDADDVYAVNEVLEGLDADVPIISKIERADAVDNLDELVDASAGIMVARGDLGVELPMEDVPMIQKRIIRRGHEGGVPVITATEMLDSMVHSRRPTRAEASDVANAVLDGTDAVMLSAETAVGDHPVRVVETMDRIVREVERSGEYDTVLEGRVPKSGSTRTDALARAARYLARDVDADAIVAATESGYTARKAAKYRPAIPIVASTPHEDVRRELALSWGVTPVYAPVGNQGVDAVIERAVQSALDAGVAESGDTVVVLCGMMTELEGANTTNMLKVHVAADTIETGRVVVEGRASGPIAHAPEGDLTDVPDGAIVAIDAIDEFTGDVSKLAGIVDTRPGMTGYAALVARELGIPMLSDADCTTVEAGRIVTIDGDRGVVYDGDVGTDGSER, encoded by the coding sequence ATGAGAAACGCCAAAATCGTCTGTACGCTCGGACCGGCCTCGAGCGACCGCGAGACGATCCATCGGCTCGCCGAGGCGGGGATGTCCGTCGCCCGATTGAACGCGAGTCACGGCGACACCGAGGATCGGGCCGCACTGATCGAGCGACTCCGGACGGTCGACGAGGAACGCGACCGCCCGATCGCGATCATGCTCGACCTGCAAGGACCGGAGATTCGGACGGCGCCGCTCGACGAGGGCGAGACGATCACCCTCGAGACGGGACAGACGGTTCAGCTGGCGGAAGGAACCGCCGTGACGACGGATCGGATCGGGGTTTCGGAACCGCTCGACGGCGTCTCGGCCGGCGACCGGATCCTGCTCGACGACGGGTTGATCGAGCTCGACGTGATCGACGTCGCAGGCGAGGGCGTCGAGACGCGAGTCGAGAGTGGCGGCGAACTCGGGAGTCGAAAGGGCGTAAACGTCCCGGGCGTCGACCTCGACCTCGAGACGATCACGGCCGGCGACCGCGCCGAACTTGAGCTGGCCGCCGAGTACGACGTCGACTTCGTGGCCGCGAGCTTCGTTCGCGACGCCGACGACGTCTACGCGGTCAACGAGGTCCTCGAGGGACTGGACGCCGACGTGCCGATCATCTCGAAGATCGAGCGCGCCGACGCGGTGGACAATCTGGACGAACTGGTCGACGCGTCTGCGGGCATCATGGTCGCCCGCGGGGATCTGGGCGTCGAGCTCCCCATGGAAGACGTCCCGATGATTCAGAAACGGATCATCCGCCGCGGACACGAGGGCGGCGTGCCGGTGATCACGGCCACCGAGATGCTCGACTCGATGGTCCATTCGCGGCGACCAACCCGCGCGGAGGCCTCGGACGTGGCGAACGCCGTCCTCGACGGGACCGACGCCGTCATGCTCTCGGCGGAGACGGCCGTCGGCGACCACCCGGTGCGCGTCGTCGAGACGATGGACCGGATCGTCCGCGAGGTCGAGCGCTCCGGCGAGTACGACACCGTCCTCGAGGGACGCGTGCCGAAATCCGGCTCGACGCGGACCGACGCGCTCGCGAGGGCGGCCCGGTATCTGGCCCGCGACGTCGACGCAGACGCCATCGTGGCCGCGACCGAGTCGGGCTACACCGCCCGGAAAGCGGCCAAGTATCGTCCCGCGATCCCCATCGTCGCCTCGACCCCGCACGAGGACGTCCGGCGTGAGCTCGCCCTCAGCTGGGGCGTCACGCCGGTATACGCACCGGTCGGCAACCAGGGTGTCGACGCCGTCATCGAGCGGGCCGTCCAGTCGGCGCTCGACGCCGGGGTCGCCGAATCCGGGGACACCGTCGTCGTCCTCTGTGGCATGATGACCGAACTGGAAGGGGCGAACACGACGAACATGCTGAAGGTACACGTCGCCGCCGACACGATCGAGACCGGCCGCGTCGTCGTCGAAGGGCGCGCATCCGGGCCGATCGCCCACGCACCCGAAGGCGACCTGACCGACGTTCCGGACGGCGCCATCGTCGCGATCGACGCCATCGACGAGTTTACCGGCGACGTCTCCAAACTGGCTGGAATCGTCGACACTCGGCCCGGGATGACCGGATACGCCGCACTCGTCGCTCGCGAACTGGGGATCCCGATGCTCAGCGACGCGGACTGTACCACCGTCGAGGCTGGCCGGATCGTCACCATCGACGGCGATCGGGGCGTCGTCTACGACGGTGACGTGGGCACCGACGGATCGGAGCGATAA
- a CDS encoding MarR family transcriptional regulator, whose translation MVIDIDTFEETPEPELGDLSNPEKVLQFLLSNDDKAFKAAEIADETGIPQNSIATVLGRLEDRGLVRHKAAYWAIGEPERIASFGRYRRVTERLNERFGTEDREAWQEHAAGTPSTDEDE comes from the coding sequence ATGGTCATCGATATCGATACGTTCGAAGAAACTCCGGAGCCGGAACTGGGGGACCTGAGCAATCCGGAAAAAGTCCTCCAGTTTCTCCTCTCGAACGACGACAAAGCGTTCAAAGCCGCCGAAATTGCAGACGAAACTGGCATCCCGCAGAACTCGATTGCGACCGTTCTCGGCCGCCTCGAAGACCGAGGGCTCGTTCGCCACAAGGCGGCGTACTGGGCGATCGGAGAACCGGAGCGCATCGCGTCGTTCGGTCGATACCGCCGCGTCACCGAGCGTTTGAACGAGCGATTCGGGACAGAGGATCGAGAGGCCTGGCAAGAACATGCAGCCGGGACACCATCGACCGACGAAGACGAATGA